The following are from one region of the Oncorhynchus nerka isolate Pitt River linkage group LG8, Oner_Uvic_2.0, whole genome shotgun sequence genome:
- the LOC115133219 gene encoding D(4) dopamine receptor-like, whose amino-acid sequence MVNVTTSPSSNATPEGLTEGGLVVLGQREEYDYNYFALVLGVPLILIIILGNVLVCLSVLTERSLKTATNYFIISLSVADLLLAVLVLPLYVYSEFLGGIWTLSTYICDALMTMDVMLCTASILNLCAISVDRYIAVVVPLKYNRNQFSLRQLVLITATWVLSLGVASPVIFGLNQVPGRDPTVCKLENDSFVVYSSVCSFFVPCPVMLFLYYWMFRGLRRWSSGRRRSQLTRGGKRGLSLRLSSALQRENTGVRAGAKEKVVYLMPSGLSPMSPSSVSMASPTATPGVEDKQQDGVGAGMAESDPMTTQIESVSDADPTEKLPRQGRSRKENGLAHAKATKRGRRNSKSSRVSGRERKAMKVLPVVVGVFLACWTPFFVVHVTNVLCVSCKISPTLISVVTWLGYVNSAVNPIIYTAFNAEFRNVFHKLFCCRA is encoded by the exons ATGGTCAACGTGACGACGTCACCCAGCAGCAATGCCACCCCAGAGGGTCTGACTGAGGGGGGGCTGGTGGTCCTGGGCCAGAGGGAAGAGTATGATTACAATTACTTTGCCCTGGTGCTGGGCGTGCCCCTCATCCTGATCATCATCCTGGGCAACGTACTTGTGTGTCTGAGCGTGCTCACTGAGCGCTCCCTGAAGACGGCCACCAACTACTTCATCATCAGCCTGTCTGTGGCCGACCTACTGCTGGCTGTACTGGTGCTGCCCCTCTACGTCTACTCTGAG TTCCTGGGTGGTATCTGGACCCTGAGCACATACATCTGTGATGCTCTGATGACCATGGACGTCATGTTGTGCACTGCCTCCATCCTCAACCTATGTGCCATCAGTGTGGACAG GTACATAGCAGTGGTGGTGCCCCTGAAGTACAACAGGAACCAGTTCAGCCTGCGGCAGCTGGTCCTCATTACGGCCACCTGGGTTCTCTCCCTGGGCGTCGCCAGTCCTGTCATCTTCGGCCTCAACCAGGTGCCGGGCCGCGACCCCACCGTGTGCAAGCTGGAGAACGACAGCTTCGTGGTCTACTCCTCAGTGTGCTCCTTCTTTGTGCCTTGCCCAGTCATGCTCTTCCTGTACTACTGGATGTTCCGGGGGTTGAGACGCTGGAGCTCAGGCAGGAGGCGCTCCCAGCTGACGAGGGGAGGAAAACGGGGCCTGTCCCTGCGCCTCAGCTCCGCCCTGCAGAGGGAGAACACAGGGGTCAGGGCGGGGGCCAAGGAGAAGGTGGTGTACCTCATGCCCTCAGGGCTCAGCCCAATGTCACCGTCGTCCGTATCAATGGCGTCGCCCACAGCGACCCCGGGGGTGGAGGACAAGCAGCAGGATGGTGTGGGGGCTGGCATGGCGGAGAGCGACCCCATGACTACCCAGATAGAAAGCGTTTCGGACGCGGACCCCACGGAGAAGCTGCCTAGGCAGGGGAGGAGCCGGAAGGAGAATGGGCTGGCCCACGCTAAGGCCACCAAGAGGGGGCGCCGCAACAGCAAGAGTAGcagagtgagtgggagggagcgAAAAGCCATGAAGGTCCTTCCTGTTGTAGTTG GTGTGTTCCTAGCCTGTTGGACACCTTTCTTTGTGGTACATGTGACCAACGTGCTGTGCGTGTCCTGCAAAATCAGCCCTACTCTGATCTCCGTGGTAACGTGGCTGGGCTACGTCAACAGTGCTGTCAACCCCATCATCTACACTGCCTTCAACGCAGAGTTCCGAAATGTCTTTCACAAACTTTTCTGCTGTCGAGCATGA